A DNA window from Hordeum vulgare subsp. vulgare chromosome 1H, MorexV3_pseudomolecules_assembly, whole genome shotgun sequence contains the following coding sequences:
- the LOC123451636 gene encoding cinnamoyl-CoA reductase-like SNL6 produces MGVLRSTQSMAAEVEEMRAALQPPGGAAAWRWRGAAGAAAAKRGAGADEGAAEPRAVCVTGGISFLGLALVDRLLRHGYSVRLALETQEDLDKLREMDLFGENGRDGVWTIMANVMDPESLHRAFDGCVGVFHTSSLVDPGGISGYTKHMATLEAKVAEQVVEACVRTESVRKCVFTSSLLACVWRQSHPHRRRFPATVDESCWSDETFCREKKLWFALGKTMAEKAAWRAARGRDLKLVTVCPALVTGPGFRRRNSTPSIAYLKGAHTMLAEGLLATADVERVAEAHVRVYEAMGGATAAGGRYICYDHVVRQAEEFVELERQLGLRPRMPPIPAAAPPSFELCNRKLARLVSSRRRCTHDAYLPVTYD; encoded by the exons ATGGGGGTGCTGCGGAGCACGCAGAGCATGGCGGCGgaggtggaggagatgcgtgcggCGCTGCAGCCGCCCGGGGGCGCCGCCGCGTGGAGGTGGAGGGGCGCGGCCGGGGCCGCGGCGGCCAAGCGCGGGGCCGGGGCCGACGAGGGCGCCGCGGAGCCCCGCGCCGTGTGCGTCACCGGCGGGATCTCCTTCCTCGGCCTCGCCCTCGTCGACCGCCTCCTCCGCCACGGCTACTCCGTCCGCCTCGCCCTCGAGACCCAAG AGGATCTGGACAAGCTGAGGGAGATGGATTTGTTTGGTGAGAATGGCAGGGATGGGGTCTGGACTATTATGGCAAATGTCATGGATCCAGAGAGCTTGCACCGAGCTTTCGATGGCTGTGTTGGTGTCTTCCATACCTCATCACTCGTGGATCCAGGAGGCATCTCTGGCTACACG AAGCACATGGCGACTCTGGAAGCCAAGGTGGCAGAGCAGGTGGTGGAAGCGTGCGTGAGGACGGAGTCTGTGAGGAAGTGCGTCTTCACCTCGTCGCTGCTGGCCTGCGTGTGGAGGCAGAGCCACCCTCACCGCCGCCGGTTCCCCGCCACCGTCGACGAGAGCTGCTGGAGCGACGAGACCTTCTGCCGTGAGAAGAAG CTGTGGTTCGCGCTTGGCAAGACGATGGCGGAGAAGGCGGCGTGGAGGGCGGCACGGGGCCGGGACCTGAAGCTCGTGACGGTGTGCCCGGCGCTGGTGACCGGGCCGGGTTTCCGCCGGCGAAACTCCACCCCCTCCATTGCCTACCTCAAAG GAGCGCACACCATGCTGGCGGAGGGCCTGCTGGCGACGGCGGACGTGGAGCGGGTGGCGGAGGCGCACGTGCGCGTGTACGAGGCAATGGGCGGCGCCACCGCCGCCGGCGGGAGGTACATCTGCTACGACCACGTGGTCAGGCAGGCCGAGGAGTTCGTGGAGCTTGAGCGGCAGCTGGGGCTCCGGCCGAGGATGCCACCGATcccggccgccgcgccgccgtcgTTCGAACTTTGCAACCGGAAGCTGGCGCGGCTGGTGTCCTCCCGCCGGCGGTGCACCCACGACGCCTACCTCCCCGTCACGTACGACTGA